From a region of the Helicobacter hepaticus ATCC 51449 genome:
- the hypF gene encoding carbamoyltransferase HypF — protein MKIYYIELFGIIQGVGFRPFVYRLAHKMGLKGYVQNRYNTLFICLEVPTRAILDEFITHILSSPPPNAHIVQHSVTPISTPHILSDYFEIRESISYSTSLPTSLPLDTRICEQCLDDMKGKERFLNYAFTTCTECGARYSIIKALPYDRIHTSMSDFALCKDCQSEYDNPLNRRFHAQPNSCHQCAIQMRVIDECGTIHSFSQSQDDIKLLKLIVQKIKAGKIVAIKGVGGFNLVANASNVQVIKTLRNRKNRPHKPFAVMFKNLQDISSVAHINEEEKRALLSPQAPIVLLERHFKSEGIINEECFNLIAPQIQSVGAILPYNGIMHLLFTLLDMPLIFTSANLSGEPIITHAQELRQKLGGANAVYDVMLDYNRDICNPIDDSIVRFMAGKMRILRLARGYAPASLGFKAPLKDTSLLAQEEVQNGIIVGVGAQQKSTLSFINISWNADYQAVISPYIGDLHSVDSLIRYKLHYDFFTRLYMQEIKAVGCDLHPSYASTHFATELEAQGAQKYLLSHHKAHFYAILAESNALEESGIGIIWDGTGLGEDKHIWGGECFIYQPDMCVGTMERVWHFEEFTLLGGESAIKDIGKLALSLMWHYGLENVQNRVHFSPAELALLQNSFKSGIYPQTSSVGRIFDAVAYLLGLLEVQTYEGQSGAIIESCALRDYAKCTEGVDIEPYSFELAKGVISLRGIIQGVIDEREKQGVERAAHRFLHTLAHIALALAQKCSQHKNIPLKVYFSGGVFQNKFLCDRIHTLFAKNHIPFYMHEKMPCNDASISFAQAVFCALIQEKQGENNESKPQ, from the coding sequence ATGAAAATCTATTATATTGAACTTTTTGGCATTATACAGGGCGTGGGATTTCGCCCATTTGTATATCGTCTTGCACATAAAATGGGATTAAAAGGCTATGTGCAAAATCGTTATAATACTCTTTTTATCTGTCTTGAAGTGCCCACAAGAGCAATACTTGATGAATTTATCACGCATATTCTTTCATCTCCACCTCCAAATGCACATATTGTGCAACATTCTGTTACTCCTATAAGCACTCCGCATATTTTAAGTGATTATTTTGAAATTAGAGAATCTATTTCTTATTCTACATCTTTACCTACATCTTTGCCGCTTGATACGCGTATATGTGAGCAGTGTTTAGATGATATGAAAGGCAAAGAGCGATTTTTGAATTATGCCTTTACTACTTGCACGGAATGTGGTGCACGATATTCTATTATTAAAGCTCTACCTTATGATAGAATCCACACTTCTATGAGTGATTTTGCTTTGTGTAAAGATTGTCAAAGTGAGTATGATAATCCCCTCAATAGGCGATTTCACGCTCAACCTAATTCGTGCCATCAGTGTGCTATACAAATGCGTGTGATTGATGAGTGTGGCACGATACATTCTTTTAGCCAATCTCAAGATGATATAAAGCTTTTAAAACTTATAGTGCAAAAAATTAAAGCAGGTAAGATTGTTGCTATAAAAGGTGTGGGTGGGTTTAACTTAGTTGCAAATGCAAGTAATGTTCAAGTGATTAAAACTCTGCGTAATCGTAAGAATCGCCCACATAAGCCCTTTGCAGTGATGTTTAAGAATCTGCAAGATATAAGTTCTGTTGCTCATATAAATGAGGAGGAGAAAAGGGCATTATTATCCCCACAAGCACCCATAGTTCTTTTAGAAAGGCATTTTAAGAGCGAGGGTATTATCAATGAAGAATGTTTTAATCTCATTGCACCGCAGATTCAAAGTGTGGGAGCGATTTTGCCTTATAATGGCATTATGCACCTGCTTTTTACATTGCTTGATATGCCTCTTATTTTTACAAGTGCTAATCTCTCTGGTGAGCCAATCATCACTCACGCACAAGAGTTAAGGCAAAAACTCGGTGGAGCAAATGCAGTGTATGATGTTATGCTTGATTATAATCGCGATATTTGTAATCCTATTGATGATAGCATTGTGCGTTTTATGGCAGGAAAAATGCGTATTTTGCGTTTGGCAAGAGGTTATGCACCTGCATCTTTAGGCTTTAAAGCTCCTCTAAAAGATACATCTTTGCTTGCACAAGAGGAAGTGCAAAATGGTATTATTGTGGGTGTGGGTGCGCAGCAAAAATCCACTCTAAGCTTTATAAATATATCTTGGAATGCGGATTATCAAGCTGTGATAAGCCCATATATTGGGGATTTACATAGTGTAGATTCACTAATACGCTATAAATTGCATTATGATTTTTTTACTAGGCTTTATATGCAGGAAATAAAGGCAGTAGGTTGTGACTTACACCCAAGCTATGCTTCTACGCATTTCGCCACAGAGCTTGAGGCACAAGGTGCGCAAAAATATTTACTTTCTCATCATAAAGCACATTTTTATGCAATCCTTGCAGAATCTAATGCTTTGGAAGAATCCGGGATTGGCATTATATGGGACGGCACAGGGCTTGGTGAGGATAAGCATATTTGGGGAGGAGAGTGTTTTATATACCAGCCAGATATGTGTGTGGGGACAATGGAGCGTGTATGGCATTTTGAGGAATTTACTCTTTTAGGAGGGGAGAGTGCAATAAAGGATATTGGCAAACTTGCTTTAAGCCTTATGTGGCACTATGGTTTGGAAAATGTGCAAAATAGAGTGCATTTTAGCCCTGCAGAGTTGGCACTTTTACAAAATAGTTTTAAAAGTGGGATTTATCCACAGACAAGTTCAGTAGGCAGGATTTTTGATGCTGTTGCTTATTTACTTGGGCTTTTAGAGGTGCAAACTTATGAGGGACAAAGCGGAGCAATTATAGAATCTTGTGCGTTACGCGATTATGCAAAATGCACGGAGGGAGTAGACATTGAGCCTTATAGCTTTGAACTTGCAAAGGGCGTAATTAGCCTTAGGGGGATTATTCAAGGAGTGATTGATGAGAGAGAAAAGCAAGGAGTTGAGAGGGCAGCTCATCGCTTTTTGCATACACTCGCACATATTGCTCTTGCTCTTGCTCAAAAATGTTCGCAACACAAAAATATACCATTAAAAGTATATTTTAGTGGCGGCGTGTTCCAAAATAAGTTTCTTTGTGATAGAATCCACACTTTATTTGCAAAAAATCATATTCCTTTTTATATGCACGAGAAAATGCCGTGCAATGACGCGAGTATTAGTTTCGCCCAAGCTGTATTTTGTGCATTAATTCAAGAAAAACAAGGAGAAAATAATGAATCTAAGCCGCAATGA
- a CDS encoding phosphoglycerate kinase: MKETGIELMKNTKSVRDIDVKDKRVLIRVDFNVPMDEDFDISDDTRIREALPTINYCIDNHAQNIVLVSHLGRPKGRNAEFSLKHVLKRVERLLGRDIAFAETIENVENLQQQSKSGSVILLENIRFYEGEEKNDEELSTKLASICDVYINDAFGTSHRAHSSTCGIAKYAKECVAGLLLKKEIDSFAKAMANPLKPVLLIVGGSKVSSKLALLYNILDVVDKIIIGGAMSNTFLKARGFDMQKSLVEDDLVSEARKILDKAKEKKVKIYLPVDVVSTDDIKEHRHIKITPAQDIPEGFMAVDMGPATSKLFSEVVRDSQTIIWNGPLGIYEIQAFSRGTFNLAHAVSDTYAFSLIGGGDTADAIDKAGERDNMSFISTGGGASLELLEGKILPAFEVLERK, from the coding sequence ATGAAGGAAACTGGAATCGAATTAATGAAAAATACAAAAAGTGTGCGTGATATTGACGTCAAAGACAAAAGAGTGCTTATTCGCGTGGATTTTAATGTGCCAATGGACGAGGATTTTGATATTTCAGATGATACGCGTATCCGCGAAGCACTACCCACTATTAATTATTGCATTGATAATCACGCACAAAATATAGTGCTTGTCAGCCATTTAGGGCGTCCCAAAGGACGCAATGCAGAGTTTTCACTCAAACACGTGCTTAAACGTGTAGAGCGACTTTTAGGACGCGATATAGCTTTCGCAGAGACAATAGAAAATGTAGAAAATCTTCAACAACAAAGCAAGAGTGGAAGTGTGATTTTACTTGAAAATATTAGATTCTATGAGGGAGAGGAAAAAAATGATGAGGAACTCTCTACTAAACTCGCCTCTATTTGTGATGTGTATATCAATGATGCCTTTGGCACAAGCCATCGCGCACATTCAAGCACCTGTGGCATTGCTAAATATGCCAAAGAGTGTGTAGCAGGATTATTGCTCAAAAAAGAAATTGATTCATTTGCTAAAGCAATGGCAAATCCACTTAAACCGGTGTTACTTATCGTTGGCGGAAGCAAGGTAAGCTCTAAACTCGCACTCTTATATAATATCCTTGATGTGGTGGATAAAATCATCATTGGTGGTGCGATGAGCAATACTTTCCTTAAAGCACGAGGTTTTGATATGCAAAAATCCCTTGTGGAAGATGATTTAGTGAGTGAAGCACGTAAGATTTTGGATAAAGCAAAAGAAAAAAAAGTCAAAATCTACCTTCCTGTAGATGTTGTAAGCACTGATGATATTAAAGAACATCGCCATATCAAAATCACGCCTGCACAAGATATACCAGAGGGCTTTATGGCAGTAGATATGGGACCTGCAACAAGTAAGCTCTTTAGTGAAGTGGTAAGGGATTCTCAAACAATTATTTGGAATGGACCGCTTGGCATTTATGAAATACAAGCTTTTTCACGCGGCACTTTTAACCTTGCCCACGCTGTGAGCGATACTTATGCCTTTAGTCTTATTGGTGGTGGCGATACTGCTGATGCAATAGACAAGGCAGGAGAGCGAGACAATATGAGCTTTATTTCCACGGGTGGTGGAGCAAGTTTGGAGCTACTTGAAGGGAAAATTCTTCCTGCATTTGAGGTGCTTGAGCGCAAATAA
- a CDS encoding ferritin-like domain-containing protein: protein MNLFALSLEALHAPSIESKLALLEVVASQKHLLCEQILHSSHHTPFALQSPSYARFCEIIHPTKIRRPKHIKSKESFAKVLHSIVHIEYSAIDLALDALTRFKNLPLLYYEDWLEVALQEGLHFRLLRECLNKLGYEYGDFPVHSQLFDAQVATPDFSNRMALLHRGLEANGLDANPFVASKIKEFEHSITPQVLEILEIILHDEIEHVKKGDKWWKFANNKVSACDFVAILKRFEAFKAIPRNLHYEARLKAGFSLEELEIIKANS from the coding sequence ATGAATCTCTTTGCTCTTAGTCTTGAAGCTCTCCACGCTCCAAGCATAGAATCTAAACTTGCTCTCCTTGAAGTAGTTGCATCTCAAAAACATCTGCTCTGCGAGCAAATACTACATTCATCACATCATACACCATTTGCGTTGCAATCCCCCTCTTATGCGAGATTCTGTGAGATTATCCACCCAACTAAAATTCGCCGCCCAAAGCACATTAAAAGTAAAGAATCTTTCGCCAAAGTGCTACATTCTATTGTGCATATTGAATATAGTGCAATTGATTTAGCTCTTGATGCGCTCACGCGTTTTAAGAATCTGCCTCTATTATATTATGAAGATTGGCTTGAAGTGGCATTACAAGAAGGATTACACTTTCGCCTTTTGCGAGAATGTCTCAATAAACTTGGCTATGAGTATGGAGATTTTCCTGTGCATTCGCAGCTCTTTGATGCACAAGTAGCAACTCCTGATTTTAGCAATAGAATGGCATTACTTCATAGAGGACTAGAAGCAAATGGGCTTGATGCAAATCCTTTTGTAGCGAGCAAAATAAAAGAGTTTGAGCATTCTATCACGCCTCAAGTGCTTGAAATTCTTGAAATCATTTTACACGATGAGATAGAACACGTTAAAAAAGGGGATAAATGGTGGAAATTCGCAAATAATAAAGTAAGTGCGTGCGATTTTGTTGCAATCCTCAAACGTTTTGAGGCTTTTAAAGCAATTCCTAGAAATCTTCATTATGAGGCGAGACTAAAAGCAGGATTTTCACTTGAAGAGCTAGAAATAATCAAAGCAAATAGCTAG
- a CDS encoding putative sugar O-methyltransferase: MSPSTLRYIKVLSDLILYFGNLDNLRICEVGVGYGGQARIINSIFTPHSYDFVDLNAVLLLAQKYLSNYTDIKATLNFLTLENIALKEYDLFISNYAFSELHRDIQDIYTKYLVTHAHNGYITYNNISPKSLRSYKLEEYSTQFHKDIHILEEIPNTHIDNKILIWNNQ; encoded by the coding sequence ATAAGCCCAAGCACACTGCGATACATTAAGGTCTTATCAGATTTAATACTTTATTTTGGCAATTTGGACAATTTAAGAATCTGTGAAGTAGGCGTAGGATATGGCGGACAAGCACGAATTATTAATAGTATATTTACACCCCACTCTTATGATTTTGTAGATTTAAATGCTGTACTTTTACTCGCACAAAAATATTTAAGCAATTATACTGATATAAAAGCCACACTCAATTTTCTCACACTTGAAAATATCGCCCTTAAAGAATATGATTTATTTATAAGCAACTATGCTTTTAGCGAATTACACAGAGACATACAAGATATATATACAAAATATCTTGTTACTCATGCACATAATGGCTATATTACTTATAATAATATCTCTCCAAAAAGTCTACGAAGCTATAAACTTGAAGAATACTCAACACAATTCCATAAAGATATACACATTTTAGAAGAAATCCCAAATACGCATATTGATAATAAGATTCTTATATGGAATAATCAATAA
- the panD gene encoding aspartate 1-decarboxylase produces MQFEMLYSKIHRAKVSDANLNYVGSITIDKTLAQSANLLAGMKVEIVNINNGERFSTYVIYGDKKGEICLNGAAARKVQIGDIIIIIAYATYTHNELEHYKPTIVQVNESNQILSITNEV; encoded by the coding sequence ATGCAATTTGAAATGCTTTACTCAAAGATTCATCGTGCTAAAGTCAGTGATGCTAATCTTAATTATGTCGGCTCAATTACGATTGATAAAACACTTGCCCAAAGTGCAAATCTTTTAGCAGGTATGAAAGTAGAGATTGTGAATATCAATAATGGCGAACGTTTTAGCACTTATGTCATTTATGGCGATAAAAAGGGTGAAATTTGTCTCAATGGAGCTGCTGCACGCAAAGTTCAAATAGGCGATATTATTATAATAATTGCTTATGCCACATATACCCACAATGAGCTTGAACACTATAAACCTACTATTGTGCAAGTCAATGAATCTAATCAGATTCTATCTATTACAAATGAGGTGTAA
- a CDS encoding YbaB/EbfC family nucleoid-associated protein — protein sequence MFDAKQLGAMLGSMQDTIKDLQERNEQTILSAKSGGGLVSVSCNGNGEVIDISIDDSLLEDKESLQILLMSALNDVRKSVEDNRQSSAMNLFNGLGTDLNIFGGKPNG from the coding sequence ATGTTTGATGCAAAACAACTTGGAGCAATGCTTGGCTCTATGCAAGATACTATCAAAGATTTGCAAGAACGCAATGAACAAACAATTCTTAGTGCTAAAAGTGGCGGTGGGCTTGTGAGTGTAAGCTGCAATGGTAATGGCGAAGTCATTGATATTAGCATTGATGATAGCTTGCTTGAAGATAAAGAATCTTTACAGATTCTCCTAATGAGCGCGCTCAATGATGTCCGTAAAAGCGTAGAAGATAATCGCCAATCAAGTGCTATGAATCTTTTTAATGGTTTAGGCACGGATTTAAATATCTTTGGTGGGAAACCAAATGGTTAA
- a CDS encoding DUF7488 domain-containing protein, translating to MVKNFPLKLIFGFIFCFFSPLLWGYDYSHCIKYFKAASTPLGSSNAISLKNGSKQVHILYSLTPPKNVKILKADPFIGLYLVDVPRTKQSYDILALDKRTLNDKKLAFISSSTKVQIGHITKRQSGFLNYARFSTTTPINGVLGNICYQIYGVGVGNGGFIEKKYIDRFLSQKSPYYGDLGIRFENSKAIVKSIDPFVPQNPFKPQDKILSINGAKVQTSDEAEWVMSNLKKDSLAQVTLLRNGKTLNLKVKVNQRYGGFLLKETFLERFGIDIDNQMVIQSINLSRAGRFNELRAGDKILWINKEPIITQSTDTASKRFERLRFLLSQTQFDERFEGKMQLLIVRDNLEIFVKV from the coding sequence ATGGTTAAAAACTTTCCATTAAAGCTCATTTTTGGCTTTATATTTTGCTTTTTTTCTCCCTTGCTTTGGGGATATGACTACTCCCATTGTATAAAATACTTTAAAGCAGCAAGCACACCTTTAGGCTCAAGTAATGCTATTAGCCTTAAAAATGGCTCAAAACAAGTGCATATTCTCTACTCCCTTACTCCACCCAAAAATGTGAAGATTCTAAAAGCTGATCCGTTTATTGGACTTTATCTTGTTGATGTGCCACGCACTAAGCAAAGCTATGATATTCTCGCTCTTGATAAACGCACACTTAATGATAAAAAACTCGCCTTTATTTCCTCATCTACCAAAGTGCAAATAGGGCATATCACGAAACGTCAAAGCGGATTTTTAAACTATGCACGATTTTCTACGACTACACCGATAAATGGTGTTTTGGGGAATATTTGCTATCAAATCTATGGCGTGGGTGTGGGGAATGGAGGATTTATTGAAAAAAAATATATTGATAGATTCCTTTCTCAAAAATCTCCATATTATGGTGATTTGGGTATTCGTTTTGAAAATAGTAAAGCCATTGTTAAAAGTATTGACCCTTTTGTCCCTCAAAATCCTTTCAAACCCCAAGATAAAATTCTCTCTATTAATGGCGCTAAAGTGCAAACGAGCGATGAAGCAGAATGGGTAATGAGCAATCTCAAAAAAGATTCTCTTGCTCAAGTTACTCTCTTGCGCAATGGCAAAACTCTAAATCTTAAAGTCAAAGTCAATCAACGTTATGGTGGATTTTTGCTTAAAGAGACTTTTCTTGAACGTTTTGGTATTGATATAGACAATCAAATGGTTATCCAATCAATCAATCTCTCTAGGGCTGGGAGATTCAATGAATTACGTGCGGGAGATAAAATCTTATGGATTAATAAAGAACCTATCATTACACAATCCACCGATACAGCGAGCAAACGCTTTGAACGATTGAGATTTCTCCTCTCTCAAACACAATTTGATGAAAGATTTGAAGGCAAAATGCAACTCCTTATTGTGCGTGATAATCTTGAGATATTCGTTAAAGTCTAG
- a CDS encoding polyprenyl synthetase family protein, which produces MSISQILNDFESFLISQAPQIPSFHPHYEQAVWEMMKNGGKRFRPALVFCVVNALAPQLIKNAFLPALSIECIHTYSLIHDDLPCMDNAPLRRGHATLHTKYDETLALLVGDGLNTYAFALLSQARLDAQVRLELIHSLALNAGIGGMVLGQMLDCAFEDKKLSLQELQIIHTNKTAKLIATSLQFGAIISNAKAHFASSIYEFGLKLGIYFQLRDDLIDACFDAQQAGKTTHNDIHKNSYVNLLGLEGAKVEFTRMKEQIQKELQTFDEAIYVHLTTLLQDYFKDIE; this is translated from the coding sequence ATGAGTATTTCACAGATTCTTAATGATTTTGAATCCTTTCTTATCAGTCAAGCACCTCAGATTCCAAGTTTTCACCCACATTATGAACAAGCTGTGTGGGAAATGATGAAAAATGGTGGCAAAAGATTCCGCCCTGCACTTGTATTTTGTGTAGTTAATGCTCTTGCTCCTCAACTGATTAAAAATGCTTTTTTACCTGCTCTAAGCATTGAATGTATCCATACTTATTCGCTTATACACGATGATTTGCCTTGTATGGATAATGCACCTTTAAGGCGTGGACACGCTACATTGCACACAAAATATGACGAAACACTTGCGCTTTTAGTAGGTGATGGACTAAACACCTATGCTTTTGCTTTGCTTTCTCAAGCACGACTTGACGCGCAAGTGCGCTTAGAGCTTATCCATTCTCTTGCACTCAATGCTGGTATTGGTGGTATGGTGCTTGGACAAATGCTTGATTGTGCTTTTGAGGATAAAAAACTTTCATTACAAGAACTTCAAATTATACACACAAACAAAACTGCTAAACTCATTGCTACTTCTTTGCAATTTGGTGCTATTATTTCAAATGCAAAAGCACATTTTGCTTCATCAATTTATGAGTTTGGGCTAAAGCTTGGCATATATTTTCAGCTGCGTGATGATCTTATTGATGCCTGTTTTGATGCACAACAAGCAGGTAAAACGACACACAATGATATACATAAAAATAGTTATGTGAATCTACTTGGCTTAGAAGGTGCAAAAGTGGAATTTACTCGTATGAAAGAGCAGATTCAAAAAGAACTCCAAACATTTGATGAAGCCATTTATGTTCATTTGACTACTCTTTTGCAAGATTATTTCAAGGATATTGAATGA
- the surE gene encoding 5'/3'-nucleotidase SurE yields MKRILLTNDDGFDSSGLLALKDALKDIAHVMVVAPASEKSACGHGLTLTRPLSFVQLDDDFYKLEDGTPSDCVYLALNTLYKASCKPDLVISGINLGSNMGEDITYSGTAAGAMEGCIQGVPSIAISQLMPDKNCSKHFDFSLAKECIYKITQLIFAKGFPLGERKFLNINIPHIKPKECKGYKITQMGYRIYADNAHLHRNPRGQEYYWLGLHPLEWEERNDMPHSYGSDFKATHEHYVSITPIKLDMTSYEDSSSLCEWIQL; encoded by the coding sequence ATGAAGCGCATTCTCCTTACCAATGATGATGGCTTTGACTCAAGCGGTCTTCTTGCACTCAAAGATGCCCTCAAAGATATAGCACACGTGATGGTTGTCGCTCCAGCAAGTGAAAAATCAGCGTGTGGGCACGGACTAACACTCACGCGCCCACTTAGTTTTGTGCAGCTTGATGATGATTTTTATAAACTTGAAGATGGCACGCCCAGTGATTGTGTGTATCTTGCACTCAATACGCTTTATAAAGCATCGTGCAAACCCGATTTAGTTATTTCGGGCATTAATCTTGGCTCAAATATGGGAGAAGATATTACTTATTCAGGAACAGCTGCAGGCGCTATGGAAGGGTGCATACAAGGTGTGCCTTCTATTGCTATTTCACAGCTTATGCCAGATAAAAATTGCTCAAAACATTTTGACTTTTCCCTTGCCAAAGAATGTATTTATAAAATCACTCAACTTATTTTTGCCAAAGGATTCCCTTTGGGAGAGCGCAAATTTCTTAATATCAATATCCCTCACATTAAGCCTAAAGAATGCAAAGGTTACAAAATCACGCAAATGGGTTATAGAATCTACGCTGATAATGCACATTTACACCGCAATCCACGAGGACAAGAATATTATTGGCTGGGGCTACACCCTTTAGAATGGGAAGAACGCAACGATATGCCTCATAGTTATGGTTCTGACTTTAAAGCAACGCACGAACATTATGTCTCTATCACACCTATCAAGCTTGATATGACAAGCTATGAGGATAGTTCATCTCTTTGCGAATGGATACAATTATGA
- a CDS encoding tRNA threonylcarbamoyladenosine dehydratase, with product MNELVDENTIIDRYTRSRIIFGENFERIQNTKVVVFGVGGVGGFVVDCLYRSGLQNITIVDKDCFDITNQNRQIGSEHIDEPKVEVFARLYQGITPIQERVDAAFLERFDIMEFDYIVDAIDEIIAKVEIAKIASNKPYGKYIIATGSAKRVNPLFIRVNNVWKSHGDKFARKLRTHLRKANIQKAIKVIFSSEGAKCCPLGSFSGVTASFGLIIASEIIQDIIKEH from the coding sequence ATGAATGAACTTGTTGATGAAAATACAATAATTGATAGATACACGCGTTCGCGCATTATTTTTGGCGAAAACTTTGAGCGCATACAAAATACAAAAGTAGTTGTCTTCGGTGTAGGTGGTGTGGGGGGTTTTGTAGTGGATTGTTTATATAGAAGTGGATTGCAAAATATCACAATTGTAGATAAAGATTGCTTTGATATTACAAATCAAAACCGCCAAATCGGTTCAGAACATATAGATGAGCCAAAAGTGGAAGTATTTGCGCGCCTTTATCAAGGCATCACCCCCATTCAAGAACGTGTAGATGCAGCATTTTTAGAGCGATTTGATATAATGGAATTTGATTATATTGTTGATGCTATTGATGAGATTATTGCAAAAGTAGAAATTGCTAAAATTGCCTCAAATAAGCCTTATGGAAAATATATCATTGCCACAGGAAGTGCAAAAAGAGTTAATCCTCTTTTTATAAGAGTAAATAATGTATGGAAAAGTCACGGCGATAAATTTGCGCGAAAATTGCGCACTCACTTAAGAAAAGCAAATATTCAAAAGGCTATTAAGGTAATATTTAGCTCAGAGGGTGCAAAATGCTGTCCATTAGGTAGCTTCAGTGGAGTTACAGCTAGCTTTGGACTCATTATTGCAAGTGAAATTATCCAAGATATAATTAAGGAGCATTAA
- a CDS encoding carbon-nitrogen hydrolase: protein MKMPSMIRVALVQQAYKGNKEAMIESSAAMIAKAAHSNAQLVALQELHTHEYFCQSENPQFFDYAMDFDKDVAYFSALAKKHKIVLITSLFEKRAAGLYHNTAVVFDIDGSIAGKYRKMHIPDDPQFYEKFYFTPGDLGFEPISTSLGKLGVLICWDQWYPEAARIMALKGAQMLIYPTAIGWFDEDTLEEKTRQKEAWIAVQRGHSVANGLPTMAINRVGFESDSSKVGNGIRFWGSSFVFGAQGELLAQGSENKEEIILVEIDLQRSEEVRRMWPFLRDRRIESYSEILKRFCD, encoded by the coding sequence ATGAAAATGCCCTCTATGATCCGTGTAGCACTTGTGCAGCAAGCCTACAAAGGAAATAAAGAGGCAATGATAGAATCAAGTGCTGCAATGATTGCTAAAGCGGCACATTCTAACGCACAACTTGTAGCATTACAAGAGCTTCATACACACGAATATTTTTGTCAAAGTGAGAATCCACAATTTTTTGATTATGCAATGGATTTTGATAAAGATGTGGCATATTTTAGCGCATTAGCTAAAAAGCATAAAATCGTGCTTATTACTTCACTTTTTGAAAAACGTGCTGCAGGGCTATATCACAATACCGCTGTTGTTTTTGATATTGATGGCTCTATAGCTGGAAAATACCGCAAAATGCACATTCCTGATGACCCACAATTTTATGAGAAATTCTACTTCACACCCGGTGATTTAGGATTTGAGCCCATATCTACAAGTTTAGGGAAACTTGGTGTGCTTATTTGCTGGGACCAATGGTATCCCGAAGCAGCACGTATTATGGCACTAAAGGGAGCGCAAATGCTTATTTATCCTACTGCTATTGGGTGGTTTGATGAAGATACTTTAGAGGAGAAAACACGCCAAAAAGAAGCGTGGATAGCTGTGCAAAGAGGACATAGTGTTGCGAATGGATTACCTACAATGGCAATTAACCGCGTGGGTTTTGAATCTGATAGCAGTAAGGTAGGGAATGGCATACGATTTTGGGGTTCAAGCTTTGTATTTGGTGCACAAGGTGAGCTTTTGGCACAAGGAAGTGAGAATAAAGAAGAAATTATTTTAGTAGAAATTGATTTACAAAGAAGTGAAGAAGTGCGCCGTATGTGGCCATTTTTACGCGATAGACGCATAGAATCTTATAGTGAAATTCTTAAACGATTTTGTGATTAA
- a CDS encoding DUF3015 family protein gives MKKVFMSVALSASLVSGAFAAANSNTGCGLGSYLIDKQGLIWNLFQITTNGSTGTQTFGITSGTSGCKSGKIAMDSRTQEFVAANMDALSQEIAQGRGEHLDTLVELLNVADKDAFKIALQDNYNKLYASKDAQSADVLDGAATL, from the coding sequence ATGAAAAAAGTTTTTATGAGCGTAGCTCTTAGCGCAAGTTTGGTAAGCGGTGCTTTTGCTGCAGCGAACAGCAATACAGGGTGCGGACTTGGTTCATACCTTATTGACAAACAAGGTCTTATTTGGAATTTATTTCAAATAACAACAAATGGCTCAACAGGAACTCAAACTTTTGGTATTACTTCTGGAACTTCAGGTTGTAAATCTGGCAAAATCGCTATGGATAGCCGCACACAAGAATTTGTAGCTGCAAATATGGACGCTCTTTCTCAAGAGATTGCTCAAGGCAGAGGTGAACACCTTGATACGCTTGTAGAACTATTAAATGTAGCTGATAAAGATGCGTTTAAAATAGCGCTCCAAGATAATTATAACAAACTCTACGCAAGCAAAGATGCTCAAAGTGCAGACGTGCTTGATGGAGCTGCTACTCTTTAA